One Vulpes lagopus strain Blue_001 chromosome 17, ASM1834538v1, whole genome shotgun sequence DNA segment encodes these proteins:
- the LOC121477392 gene encoding 40S ribosomal protein S17-like has translation MKKAAWVIIEKYYSCLGNDFHTKMCVHEKIAIIPTKKLCNKITGYVSHLMKQIQSGLVRGSSIKPQEEERESRDNCAPNVSSLDQKITKVDPDTKEMLKFLASGSLSNLHVTQPKAGMNFKHHMEPLNLSVVL, from the coding sequence ATGAAGAAGGCAGCCTGGGTCATCATTGAGAAGTACTACTCATGCCTGGGCAATGACTTCCACACcaaaatgtgtgtgcatgagaaGATTGCCATTATTCCCACTAAGAAGCTCTGCAACAAGATAACAGGCTATGTCTCACATCTGATGAAGCAAATTCAGTCAGGCTTGGTGAGAGGTAGCTCCATCAAGccgcaggaggaggagagagaaagcagagataaTTGTGCTCCTAACGTCTCTTCCCTGGATCAGAAGATCACCAAAGTAGATCCTGACACTAAGGAAATGCTGAAATTCTTGGCCTCTGGCAGTCTGTCGAACCTGCATGTCACTCAGCCTAAAGCTGGGATGAATTTCAAACACCACATGGAGCCTTTGAATCTTTCTGTTGTGCTGTAA